The genomic stretch TTTTGAGTTCGTCAATCACAAATTGTGTTGCTTGTTTCCAATAGCCAATGTGAAACCAAATGTGCGGATCGTAGCTAGAAGCAAAGTATTCCGAACTTATCAATCCGCTTTTGTCAATCGCATCCGAAACTGCAATGGTTTTCTTTTGTTGCTTGCGCATTTTTTCAAAAATATCTTCTAATTTTCCTTCTAAGTGCAATCCGCTATAAATAATAACATCTGCGTTAAAAAGTTTGCTTACATCGCCTTCACTCGCTTTGTATAAATGCGGATCAACGCCACTTCCCATTAAACCTTGAACTTCAACTTTATCGCCACCAATATTTTCAACCATATCAGTAATCATCGTGGTTGTCGTAACGATTTTTAGTTTTCCATTACGTTCTTTGACTTCTGTTTTACAGCTTATGATTGTGAGTATAGCGATGAGTATGTATAGGTGTTTTTTCATTTTTTTTGTTTGTTGATTCTGTGTTTGTTGATTTGTTCTATGTTCTATGTTCTATGTTCTATGTTCTATGTTCTATGTCAAAAAAAATTCTTTTTTATTTAAAATTCAACATTTAGCATTTATAATCTATTTTGGCAATCTAAAACTAATTCCTGTACTTATAAAAAAATCTTGATCTGTGTTGATTCCTGTTCCGCCAGACAAATCTAATTGTATGTTGTTTGATACTAAATAGGTAAATCCGCCATCTATTAAATGATTTGCTCGATCACTTTCAGGGAAATCGCCATAGAATTCTAAATAACAACCAATTTTTTCTGTAATACTATGCCCTAAAACCGTTGTGTATACATACGAAACGTTTGATGAATTTCCATCCCAAGCTGCTCCAAGATTGTACGAGAAACTCCAGTTTTCACTAAGCGTATGTGCAAATGAAAATCTAAAATCGCCACCTGTATTTTCAGGTTTATATTTGGTTGCCGCTGTAAATGGCAAAAATGCGCCTCCTAAAAATCCTATTTCTGGCAACGCGCCTTTTTCTTCTGTGATTCCAATTTTAAAACCTACATATAAAGGACTTAATCCGCTAAATTTGTCTTCAAAATTACTGTTTCGCGCGCTGTTTTTTGTTCCAGCAATGTCCAATCCTAACCGTAATTCTAAATTGTCTAATAATCCGTAACGCAGTAACATTGTATTGAATGTTGTTGTATTACTTTCTATATTGTCAGTAGTAATTTCTTCATACATAAAACCAGTTTCTACTTGTAATAATCCTTTTGGAACCAACGTTGGCGATTCGGTTTGATCTGGTCTATCTGTTACAATAACACCATAATCTTTTATGTTTTCATCTGAATTGTTTTGTGCTTGAATTGTTGTACATATAAATAAAAATAGTATTCCTATCACTATATTTAAGTTCCTCGTATCCTTCATTTTAAGTACTCTTTTTGACATAAATATTATTTGCAATTTGACTTGATATAGTAATTTCCTGTTTTTTTATTTTTATTTTCATGGAATTATCAAATGGTTCCATTTCCATGACTTTTATTTTTTTTCCCAGAGCAATTTCTTGTTTGTCTAAATATTTAAGGAATGAAGAAGAAGAATCTTTTACACCAACAATAATTCCTTTGTCATCTTTTTGTAATGTTGATAATAGTGTATCAGCAACTGTTTTGATATTTCCGTCTTTATCAGGAATTGGATCTCCATGCGGATCGCGCGTTGGAAAACCTAAAAAAGCATCTAATTGATTCGTGAGTTTTTCAGATTTTATGTGTTCTAATTGTTCTGCAACATCATGCACTTCGTCCCAAGTGAAGTTGAGTTTTTCAACTAAAAAAACTTCCCACAAGCGATGTTTTCTAACAATATTAGAAGCGACTAATTTTCCTTCTTCTGTAAGTGCAGTTCCTTTGTAGCGTTTATAATCTACCAAACCTTTTTCTGAAAGTTTTTTAATCATGTCCGTAGCCGATGAAGCCTTGGTATCCATTTTTTCAGCAATAGAATTTGTACTTACGCCACCTTCTTTGTGATTACATATGTGATAGATTGCTTTTAGATAATTTTCTTCAGAGAGTGTCATCTCATTTTATTTTTAGACTACAAAGATATTTATAATTATGATATAAGTAAATATATTTTTAGTCTTATCTAAAAATAAAATTTAAAAAAGAGGTTTTTCACATCTAATTAATTGAAATTAAATGAATTACATTCATGAAGAATACTGATTTCTAAACCGTTCTATTCATCAATTGCGCACCGAAGGATTTGAGAGATTGCTTTTCTGTGTCGCCAATATTAAGCGTTTGTAATAATTTGAATGCTTTGGAAGTATAATCTTCAATCGCAGTTTTGATCGCTTCTGGAGCTTTACTTTCGTTAAAAATTTCCATGACAGCATTTATTTTCTCCGTTGCATCTTCTGGTTGTTCGGAGAATAATTGGATTAATTTTTCGCGGTTTTCTTCCGAACTATTTTTTAATGCTTTTAGGTAGAGATATGTTTTTTTGTTTTCAATAATATCGCCGCCAACTTGCTTTCCAAAGGTTTCTGGATCGCCATATGCGTCTAAATAATCGTCTTGTAATTGAAATGCCAATCCTAAATAGCGACCAAAATCATAAATACCTTGCGCATCTTTTTCGCTTGCTTTTGCCACCAACGCGCCCATTTTCATCGCAGCACCAACTAAAACTGCTGTTTTGTATTCAATCATTTTCAAATATTCAGGGATCGTAACATCGTTTCTAGTTTCAAAATCAATGTCATATTGTTGTCCTTCACATACTTCTATTGCCGTTTTACTGAACAATTCTGCCAAAGCTCTAAACGTTGCTCCATCGTAATTTTCAAATAATTGATATGCCAAAATCAACATTGCATCACCTGATAAAATTCCTGTATTTATGTCCCATTTTTCGTGAACTGTTACTTTTCCTCTTCGCAAAGGCGCATCGTCCATAATATCATCGTGAACTAACGAAAAGTTATGAAAAACCTCCACAGCCAACGCTGCATTTAAAGCTTCTTTGTGAGAAGTTCCAAAAATTTCGGCAGTCATTAATGTCAATACTGGTCGCAATCGCTTTCCGCCAAGTTGCAGAATGTAAATGATTGGCTCGTATAAATTTTTAGGTTCATTAATTATAATCTTTTCTTCTAAATATTTTATAAAAGTCTCTCTGTATTGAGCAATGTGTGTCATTTAATTGAAAATTTCTGCTAAAATACCATATTTCCAATTTATGCAAATAGAAATCAATTGTTAAATAAATGTAAAAACTTTGGAAACTTTTTTGGTTTTTAAAGTTTCCGAAGTACATTTGCACTCAATTTATGAAAGAAAAAATCAAAATAACAGCGACAGAATTATTCTTAAACTTAGGTTTTAAGAGTGTCACTATGGACGATATTGCTAATGAAATGGGGATTTCTAAAAAAACCATCTATACACATTTTAGCAACAAAACAGATTTGGTAAATGAAGTAACTTCTTCTTTGTTTTGTATAATTAGTGAAGGTATTGACTTGATTTCTGCCGCACAAAAGAACTCCATTGAGGAATTATACGAGATTAAACGCTTTGTAATGGAGCATTTGAAAGATGAAAAGTCTTCTCCACAATATCAACTGCAAAAATATTATCCAAAAATCTATTCAACCTTAAAAAAGAAGCAATATGATGTGATGCAAGATTGTGTGAAGGATAATTTGTTACGCGGCGTAAATTCAGGAGTTTATAGAGATTCTATTAACATAGACTTTATTTCAAGAATCTATTTCAATGGTGTAATTGGAATTAAAGACAACGAATTATTCCCACTTAAAGAATTTTCTATGAATACCATTATGGAATATTTTTTAGAATACCACATTCGTGGAATTTGTACAGCTAAAGGACTAGAAACATTACAAAAATTTATAACCACTAATCAATCATTATAATATGCGAAATAGACTAATATTTATCTTTAGTTTATGTTTTCTAAGCTTGGGATTTTCTCAAGAAGATACAGAAGCTCCCAAAAATTTCTCTTTGGATGAAGCGATTGCTTTTGCACTTGAAAACAACAGAACTGCCAAAAATGCTGTCCGAAGTATTGAAGCTGCTGAAAAAGAAAAATGGGAATTTACAGCGACTGGATTGCCTCAAATTAATGGTGCAATTGATTATCAAAACTGGATAAAACAACAAGTTTCGTTACTTCCTGGTGAAATTGTAGGACAAGAAGAAGGAACTTTTGTCCCTGTTAGATTTGGCACAAAACAAACCCTAAATGCAACCGTGACGTTGAACCAACTTATTTTTGATGGTTCGTATTTAGTAGGATTGCAAGCAGCGAAAGTATTCTTAGAAATTTCTAAAAACGCTAAAGATAAAACAGATTTACAAGTTCGAAAAGCGGTTATTAATGCCTACGGAAATGTGCTACTTTCTGAGGAAAGCCTCGCGATTTTAGAACGCAATTTGGCAACACTTGAGAAAAACTTGAATGAAACTAGAAAAATCTACGAAAATGGATTGACAGAAGAAGAAGATGTTGAACAGCTTGAAATTACACTGTCTAGCATTGAAAGTAATTTACGAAATGTAAAGCGTTTACGCGATTTGTCATATAAAATGCTAAATATCACGTTAGGAATTGACCTAAATCAGAATACAATACTTACTGATTCGCTTCAAGCATTGACAGCTTTGAATATTGTGCCTTCTTTGTTATTACTAGAAGATGATGTGACAAATAATTTGGATTATAGAATTGCAGCAAATGATACGCAAGCTAAAGTATTGCAGTTAAAGTTAGAAAAAAGCAAAGCATTGCCATCTTTGAGTTCATTTGTTAATTTCGGATATACCGGAAATAACGATTCTTTCGGATTCTTGCAAAGAGAACAAAAATGGTTTGGATCGTCTTTATTAGGCGTAAGCTTAAATGTTCCGATTTTCAGTTCCATGAAAAGAAGCGCTTCGACACAACGTGCAAAAATCAATTTAGAAATAGCGAAAGATGATTTATTAGAAACAGAACAACAGTTAAAATTACAAGTAGCTGCTGCAAAAAGTGATTATCAATTAGCGATTGAAGAATACGAAACTGCAAAGAAAAATTTGGGACTTTCGGAACGAATTGAAAAGAAAAATCAAGTGAAGTTTTTTGAAGGTGTTTCTTCAAGTTTTGAATTACGCCAAGCACAAACACAATTATATTCGGCACAACAAGAATATTTGCAAGCAATGCTTGATGTTATTAATAAGAAAGCTGAATTGGAGACTATTTTGAATGAAGTCGATTGAGTTGATGGGTATTTTAGTAGTTGAGTTCAATGCTCATCTACTCAGAAACTAAACAACTAACACACTAAACAACTAACAAAGAAAAATAAATCCTAATGAAAAAAATAAATACACTAATTCTTCCTATCGTGCTTCTATTAGCTTCTTGCGGTGGCGGAACTAAGAAAGATGTAGACACATTGATCTCAGAAAAAAATATTGAAGCAATCACGGAAAAAAGAGACGCATTGAAAGTTGAAAAGACAGAACTTGATGCTAAAATTAAAAAACTTTCGGATGCTATTGAAGAAGTCAATCCAAAAGAAAAACACACCTTAATTACAGTATTTACTGCAAAGGACACCATATTTAATCACTATTTAGAATTACAAGGAAATGTAGATACTAAAAAGAATATTGTCATTACTCCTGAAATGTCTGGAATTTTAACCCAAGTTTTTGTGAAAGAAGGACAACGCGTTTCAAAAGGACAAATTTTAGCAAGAATCGATGATGGCGGAATGAGTCAGCAATTGGCACAAATACAAATTCAAGCGGACTTAGCAAAAACAACGTACGAACGCCAAAAAAGATTATGGGATCAAAAAATTGGGTCTGAACTTCAGTT from Kordia antarctica encodes the following:
- a CDS encoding transporter — protein: MKDTRNLNIVIGILFLFICTTIQAQNNSDENIKDYGVIVTDRPDQTESPTLVPKGLLQVETGFMYEEITTDNIESNTTTFNTMLLRYGLLDNLELRLGLDIAGTKNSARNSNFEDKFSGLSPLYVGFKIGITEEKGALPEIGFLGGAFLPFTAATKYKPENTGGDFRFSFAHTLSENWSFSYNLGAAWDGNSSNVSYVYTTVLGHSITEKIGCYLEFYGDFPESDRANHLIDGGFTYLVSNNIQLDLSGGTGINTDQDFFISTGISFRLPK
- a CDS encoding metal-dependent transcriptional regulator, with amino-acid sequence MTLSEENYLKAIYHICNHKEGGVSTNSIAEKMDTKASSATDMIKKLSEKGLVDYKRYKGTALTEEGKLVASNIVRKHRLWEVFLVEKLNFTWDEVHDVAEQLEHIKSEKLTNQLDAFLGFPTRDPHGDPIPDKDGNIKTVADTLLSTLQKDDKGIIVGVKDSSSSFLKYLDKQEIALGKKIKVMEMEPFDNSMKIKIKKQEITISSQIANNIYVKKST
- a CDS encoding polyprenyl synthetase family protein, giving the protein MTHIAQYRETFIKYLEEKIIINEPKNLYEPIIYILQLGGKRLRPVLTLMTAEIFGTSHKEALNAALAVEVFHNFSLVHDDIMDDAPLRRGKVTVHEKWDINTGILSGDAMLILAYQLFENYDGATFRALAELFSKTAIEVCEGQQYDIDFETRNDVTIPEYLKMIEYKTAVLVGAAMKMGALVAKASEKDAQGIYDFGRYLGLAFQLQDDYLDAYGDPETFGKQVGGDIIENKKTYLYLKALKNSSEENREKLIQLFSEQPEDATEKINAVMEIFNESKAPEAIKTAIEDYTSKAFKLLQTLNIGDTEKQSLKSFGAQLMNRTV
- a CDS encoding TetR/AcrR family transcriptional regulator, which codes for MKEKIKITATELFLNLGFKSVTMDDIANEMGISKKTIYTHFSNKTDLVNEVTSSLFCIISEGIDLISAAQKNSIEELYEIKRFVMEHLKDEKSSPQYQLQKYYPKIYSTLKKKQYDVMQDCVKDNLLRGVNSGVYRDSINIDFISRIYFNGVIGIKDNELFPLKEFSMNTIMEYFLEYHIRGICTAKGLETLQKFITTNQSL
- a CDS encoding TolC family protein produces the protein MRNRLIFIFSLCFLSLGFSQEDTEAPKNFSLDEAIAFALENNRTAKNAVRSIEAAEKEKWEFTATGLPQINGAIDYQNWIKQQVSLLPGEIVGQEEGTFVPVRFGTKQTLNATVTLNQLIFDGSYLVGLQAAKVFLEISKNAKDKTDLQVRKAVINAYGNVLLSEESLAILERNLATLEKNLNETRKIYENGLTEEEDVEQLEITLSSIESNLRNVKRLRDLSYKMLNITLGIDLNQNTILTDSLQALTALNIVPSLLLLEDDVTNNLDYRIAANDTQAKVLQLKLEKSKALPSLSSFVNFGYTGNNDSFGFLQREQKWFGSSLLGVSLNVPIFSSMKRSASTQRAKINLEIAKDDLLETEQQLKLQVAAAKSDYQLAIEEYETAKKNLGLSERIEKKNQVKFFEGVSSSFELRQAQTQLYSAQQEYLQAMLDVINKKAELETILNEVD